The following are encoded together in the Thermococcus sp. EP1 genome:
- a CDS encoding 30S ribosomal protein S4e → MARKGAKRHLKRLAAPTQWYIERKVFKWAVRPSPGPHTMRTSIPLIYIIRDYLGYARTGREARKVLNEGKVLVDGKVRKDYKFPVGIMDVVSIPETGEYYRVLPNRIGKLILHPITEEEAKIKPLRISNKRMVKGGNLQLNFHDGTNHLVKLSSLTDETKDAFRTADTVLVKVPEREIVEVLPFDVGAFVFVVQGKNVARMGKIVEVRQFPGGWPDVVTIEDKEGELFDTLKDYAFVLGKEEPKISLP, encoded by the coding sequence ATGGCGAGGAAGGGTGCTAAGAGACACCTTAAAAGACTTGCTGCCCCAACTCAATGGTATATCGAAAGAAAAGTTTTCAAATGGGCAGTTAGACCGTCACCAGGGCCTCACACTATGAGGACTTCAATACCTCTCATTTACATAATTAGGGATTACTTGGGCTACGCTAGAACAGGAAGAGAGGCTAGGAAAGTCCTCAATGAAGGCAAAGTACTTGTTGATGGAAAAGTAAGAAAGGACTACAAATTCCCAGTAGGTATAATGGATGTCGTTTCAATTCCAGAAACTGGAGAATACTACAGAGTGCTTCCAAATAGAATTGGAAAATTAATTCTCCATCCAATAACTGAAGAAGAGGCTAAGATAAAACCTCTCAGGATAAGCAATAAGAGGATGGTGAAAGGAGGTAATCTGCAACTTAACTTCCATGATGGTACAAACCACTTAGTTAAGCTCAGCTCACTCACAGATGAGACCAAGGATGCCTTTAGAACTGCAGATACAGTTCTAGTAAAAGTCCCAGAGAGAGAAATAGTTGAAGTCCTGCCATTTGATGTAGGGGCTTTTGTCTTTGTTGTACAAGGTAAAAACGTTGCAAGAATGGGGAAAATAGTTGAAGTGAGACAATTCCCAGGCGGATGGCCCGATGTGGTCACAATTGAAGACAAAGAAGGAGAACTATTCGATACATTGAAAGATTATGCATTCGTTTTGGGTAAGGAAGAGCCAAAGATTTCATTACCGTGA
- the rplX gene encoding 50S ribosomal protein L24, with protein MRLKSKQPRKQRKFLYNAPLHLRHKIVSATLSRELRQKYGIRSLPIRSGDKVKILRGDFKGHEGKVIEVDLKRYRLHIEGVTVKKVSGTEVFYPIHPSNVMIVDLNLEDERRKKIIERRA; from the coding sequence ATGAGATTGAAAAGTAAACAACCGAGAAAACAAAGAAAGTTTTTGTACAATGCTCCTCTTCATTTGAGGCACAAAATCGTTAGTGCCACACTCTCAAGGGAACTCAGACAAAAGTACGGTATTAGAAGTTTGCCAATAAGGAGTGGAGACAAGGTAAAGATACTTAGAGGAGACTTCAAGGGTCATGAAGGAAAAGTGATTGAAGTAGATCTTAAGAGGTATAGACTTCATATCGAGGGAGTTACTGTAAAGAAAGTAAGTGGAACTGAAGTATTCTATCCGATCCATCCATCAAATGTTATGATTGTTGATCTTAACCTTGAAGATGAGAGAAGAAAGAAAATAATTGAGAGGAGGGCTTGA
- a CDS encoding 50S ribosomal protein L14 encodes MAKKGAGATRGISPVRPTRALPIGAYLTVADNSGAKVIQIIGVVGYKGVRRRLASAGVGDMVIATVKKGRPDIRHQVVRAVIVRQRKEYKRLDGMRVKFEDNAAIITTPEGVPRGTEIRGPVAREAAEKWVRVGSIASIVL; translated from the coding sequence ATGGCAAAGAAGGGTGCTGGTGCTACAAGAGGTATATCTCCTGTAAGACCAACAAGGGCTCTTCCTATTGGGGCTTACCTCACTGTAGCAGACAACTCTGGAGCAAAAGTTATCCAAATTATTGGAGTAGTTGGATACAAGGGAGTTAGAAGAAGACTAGCTTCAGCAGGCGTTGGAGACATGGTCATCGCAACAGTGAAGAAAGGAAGACCTGACATAAGACATCAAGTAGTTAGGGCAGTTATAGTCAGACAAAGAAAGGAATACAAAAGGCTTGATGGAATGAGAGTTAAGTTTGAAGACAATGCAGCAATTATAACAACACCAGAAGGTGTTCCAAGAGGGACTGAAATTAGAGGTCCTGTGGCAAGAGAGGCTGCTGAAAAGTGGGTTAGAGTTGGAAGTATTGCGAGCATAGTATTGTGA
- a CDS encoding 30S ribosomal protein S17 produces the protein MRDIGLRIQPPAEKCDDPKCPWHGHIKVHGRVFEGIVVSDKPRHTVTVERQYYHYLKKYERYELRRSKVHAHNPPCINAKAGDKVIIAETRPLSKTKSFVVVAVTQKAEER, from the coding sequence ATGAGAGACATTGGATTGAGAATACAGCCTCCTGCGGAAAAGTGTGATGACCCAAAATGCCCTTGGCATGGCCATATAAAAGTGCACGGTAGAGTATTCGAAGGAATAGTGGTTAGCGATAAGCCAAGACATACAGTTACTGTTGAGAGACAGTACTATCACTATCTAAAAAAATACGAGCGTTATGAACTTAGAAGAAGCAAAGTTCATGCTCACAATCCACCATGCATTAATGCAAAGGCTGGGGACAAAGTAATTATAGCTGAAACCAGGCCACTTAGTAAGACAAAGAGTTTTGTAGTAGTTGCAGTCACGCAAAAGGCAGAGGAGAGGTGA
- a CDS encoding ribonuclease P protein component 1 — MRWDSEKRKNRASRRSQRKGEALIGRTWIFRGLNRSRMTRKTLLLHELIGLKVKVVKSSHPGLIGIEGYVIDETKNTLTILGRKVWKIPKIVAEFEFEVDDKKIRIKGEELVGRPEMRLKKR, encoded by the coding sequence ATGCGGTGGGACAGCGAAAAACGGAAGAATAGAGCTTCAAGGAGATCACAGAGAAAAGGTGAAGCGCTTATTGGCAGAACTTGGATTTTCAGAGGACTTAATAGAAGTAGAATGACAAGGAAAACACTACTCCTCCATGAACTCATAGGACTGAAAGTTAAAGTGGTGAAGAGCTCTCATCCAGGGTTGATAGGAATTGAAGGATATGTGATTGACGAGACTAAAAATACCCTCACAATCCTTGGAAGGAAAGTATGGAAAATTCCCAAAATCGTTGCGGAGTTTGAATTTGAGGTTGATGATAAAAAAATTCGAATAAAGGGAGAAGAACTGGTTGGAAGGCCCGAGATGAGATTGAAAAAGAGGTGA
- the yciH gene encoding stress response translation initiation inhibitor YciH yields MLFKEVLKEQQRIRVYIEKARYGKLKTIIEGIDEKEFNLDEIAKKLKAKLACGGTAKNGRIELQGDHREKVKRLLAELGFSEDLIEVE; encoded by the coding sequence ATGTTGTTTAAAGAAGTGTTAAAGGAGCAACAAAGAATAAGGGTCTATATTGAAAAAGCCCGATATGGAAAACTCAAGACTATAATTGAGGGTATTGATGAGAAAGAGTTTAACCTTGATGAAATAGCAAAAAAACTCAAGGCGAAGTTGGCATGCGGTGGGACAGCGAAAAACGGAAGAATAGAGCTTCAAGGAGATCACAGAGAAAAGGTGAAGCGCTTATTGGCAGAACTTGGATTTTCAGAGGACTTAATAGAAGTAGAATGA
- the rpmC gene encoding 50S ribosomal protein L29 — protein sequence MKPSEIREMSVEEIEAKIRELRLELAKERGMLTMGTSLENPMVIRNLRRDIARLLTIKKEKLRSKR from the coding sequence ATGAAACCAAGTGAGATTAGAGAGATGAGCGTAGAAGAGATCGAAGCAAAAATTAGGGAACTTAGACTTGAACTCGCGAAGGAGAGAGGAATGCTTACTATGGGCACCTCCTTGGAGAACCCTATGGTTATTAGGAACCTTAGGAGGGATATTGCCCGCCTACTAACAATAAAGAAGGAAAAGTTGAGGAGTAAAAGGTGA
- a CDS encoding 30S ribosomal protein S3, with protein MAIERYFIREGIKEMLIDEYLEKELRRAGYGGLDIKKTPLGTKVVIFVERPGFVIGRGGRKIRELTRILERRFNLENPQIEVEEIKNPYFNAKVQATRLAQALERGVHFRRAAYAAIRAIMNNGARGVEIRISGKLTGERAKSVRFYQGYIAKVGNPAETLVSRGYAQALLKLGVLGVKVSIMPPDARLPDEIEIVEKPIEEEVSEQ; from the coding sequence ATGGCGATCGAGAGATACTTCATAAGGGAAGGCATAAAAGAGATGCTCATCGATGAATATCTTGAGAAGGAGTTGAGAAGAGCAGGATACGGTGGACTCGACATTAAAAAGACTCCCCTTGGAACTAAGGTCGTCATATTTGTTGAAAGGCCGGGTTTTGTTATTGGAAGGGGAGGTAGAAAGATTAGAGAACTCACGAGAATTCTTGAGAGACGATTTAATCTAGAAAATCCACAAATAGAAGTTGAAGAAATCAAAAATCCGTACTTTAATGCTAAAGTTCAGGCAACCAGACTTGCTCAAGCATTAGAGAGAGGAGTTCACTTCAGAAGGGCAGCATATGCTGCAATAAGAGCCATAATGAACAACGGAGCAAGAGGAGTAGAGATCAGAATTAGTGGTAAATTAACAGGAGAAAGAGCTAAGAGTGTTAGATTTTATCAGGGATACATTGCAAAGGTTGGAAATCCAGCTGAGACATTAGTTTCAAGAGGATATGCACAAGCACTACTAAAGCTTGGCGTGCTTGGCGTGAAAGTATCAATCATGCCTCCGGACGCAAGACTTCCCGATGAAATTGAGATCGTGGAGAAGCCAATTGAAGAAGAGGTGAGCGAGCAATGA
- the rplV gene encoding 50S ribosomal protein L22, producing the protein MAKFSYSFQNFDPERMAKASGRDLRISPKLSIEVCREIKGMMLNDAIKLLDDVIAKKRPIHLRRFNDSQGHKRGEGFGPGRYPVKVAKEVKKLLLNVRNNAEQKGLDPDRLRIIHVAAHRGPVLRGYIPRAFGRATQFNEQTTHIEIVVEEIRR; encoded by the coding sequence ATGGCAAAGTTTTCCTACTCTTTCCAAAATTTTGACCCTGAGAGAATGGCAAAAGCAAGTGGGAGAGATTTGAGGATCTCACCAAAGCTTTCAATAGAAGTTTGCAGAGAAATCAAAGGAATGATGCTTAATGATGCTATAAAACTACTTGATGATGTAATTGCTAAGAAAAGACCTATCCACTTAAGGAGGTTCAACGACTCACAGGGACACAAGAGAGGCGAAGGCTTTGGTCCTGGAAGATATCCAGTTAAAGTTGCTAAAGAAGTCAAGAAGTTGCTCTTAAATGTAAGAAATAATGCAGAACAGAAAGGCTTAGATCCAGATAGATTAAGAATAATCCATGTAGCAGCTCACAGGGGCCCAGTATTGAGAGGTTATATTCCAAGGGCATTCGGAAGAGCCACCCAGTTCAACGAACAGACAACACACATTGAGATAGTTGTGGAGGAAATTAGGAGGTGA
- a CDS encoding 30S ribosomal protein S19, with product MARKKEFKYRGYTFEELANMSLEDLAKLFPSRQRRSLKRGLTPEQKKLLRKIRLAKKGKYKKPIRTHSRDMVILPEMVGMTIHVHNGKEFVPIEIREEMIGHYLGEFALTRRRVQHGSPGVGATRSSMFVAIK from the coding sequence ATGGCAAGAAAAAAGGAATTTAAATATCGCGGTTACACATTTGAGGAACTTGCGAACATGTCTCTTGAGGATTTAGCCAAGCTCTTTCCTTCAAGGCAGAGGAGAAGTCTTAAACGCGGTTTAACACCAGAGCAGAAGAAACTCCTTAGGAAAATTAGGCTTGCAAAGAAGGGTAAGTATAAAAAGCCAATAAGAACCCACAGCAGAGACATGGTCATCCTCCCAGAAATGGTTGGAATGACAATTCATGTCCACAACGGTAAAGAATTCGTCCCAATAGAGATTAGGGAAGAAATGATTGGCCATTACCTTGGAGAATTTGCTCTAACAAGAAGAAGGGTCCAACACGGATCACCTGGTGTTGGTGCTACAAGATCATCAATGTTCGTGGCAATCAAGTGA
- a CDS encoding 50S ribosomal protein L2, whose product MGKSLIQQRRGKGTTTFRAPSHRYRGAVKYVPLSFTKEKTLAGKVVEILHDPGRTAPVARVKFDNGLEKLILAPEGLLVDQEIYIGPEAPIAIGNTLPLAKIPEGTYVYNLEGAPGDGGKYVRAGGSYALVVSREKNRVIVQLPSGELKGFNPRCRATIGVVAGGGRLEKPIVKAGKAYYIMKARNRFWPKPRGVKMNAVNHPHGGKEHHIGKPSTVSKRAPPGRKVGHIGARRTGRRK is encoded by the coding sequence ATGGGTAAAAGTTTAATTCAACAAAGGAGAGGAAAAGGAACAACAACATTTAGAGCTCCATCTCATAGGTATAGGGGTGCTGTTAAGTACGTTCCACTAAGCTTTACTAAAGAGAAAACTCTTGCTGGGAAGGTTGTTGAAATACTGCATGACCCAGGAAGAACAGCCCCTGTTGCTAGGGTTAAGTTTGATAATGGATTGGAGAAACTTATCCTTGCTCCAGAAGGCCTTTTAGTTGACCAGGAGATCTATATTGGTCCAGAAGCACCAATTGCAATCGGAAACACACTCCCCCTTGCAAAGATCCCAGAAGGAACCTATGTTTACAACCTTGAAGGAGCGCCTGGCGATGGTGGAAAGTACGTGAGAGCTGGAGGGAGCTATGCTTTAGTAGTCTCAAGGGAGAAGAATAGAGTTATTGTCCAACTTCCAAGTGGTGAGCTTAAAGGATTTAACCCCAGATGCAGGGCAACAATAGGTGTAGTTGCTGGTGGAGGAAGGCTTGAGAAACCAATAGTTAAAGCTGGTAAGGCTTACTACATCATGAAGGCTAGAAACAGGTTCTGGCCAAAGCCAAGAGGTGTCAAGATGAACGCCGTTAACCACCCACACGGTGGTAAGGAACATCACATTGGTAAACCAAGCACTGTTTCAAAGAGAGCTCCACCTGGAAGAAAAGTTGGTCACATAGGAGCGAGAAGAACTGGGAGAAGGAAGTGA
- a CDS encoding 50S ribosomal protein L23 encodes MDPYKVIVRPVVTEKAISMVERENKLTFIVDKRATKPEIKKAVETIYDVKVEKVNIIITMKGEKKAYVKLKPEYSASEVAARIGLF; translated from the coding sequence ATGGATCCCTATAAAGTTATTGTAAGGCCGGTAGTCACAGAAAAAGCAATTTCAATGGTAGAGAGGGAGAATAAACTCACTTTCATAGTGGACAAGAGAGCAACAAAGCCGGAAATAAAGAAAGCAGTTGAAACAATTTATGATGTAAAAGTAGAAAAAGTGAATATCATTATAACTATGAAGGGAGAAAAGAAAGCTTACGTAAAATTGAAGCCTGAATACAGTGCAAGTGAGGTTGCTGCTAGAATAGGATTATTCTGA
- the rpl4p gene encoding 50S ribosomal protein L4, translated as MKVKVFSLNGEPIEEIELPRVFRTPFRPDLIKRAVIASWTHRIQPQGRDPLAGKRRVTENIGKGHGMARVERIKTSPRFAAFVPFARGGRRAHPPKVEKIIWEGINKKEKRLALMSAIAATANYDLVKARGHMVDNLPQVPLVVEDELEKIYKTAQTREIFKKLGVWNDIERAKKNTKVRAGKGKMRGRRYKKAKGPLIVVAKNEGIIQGARNHPGVDVVVVDNLGVELLAPGAHPGRLTIWTKGAIERLREIYG; from the coding sequence ATGAAAGTTAAGGTATTTTCACTCAATGGCGAGCCAATTGAGGAAATAGAACTTCCAAGAGTATTTCGCACTCCCTTTAGACCAGATCTTATTAAAAGAGCGGTCATTGCTTCATGGACACACAGAATCCAGCCACAGGGTAGAGATCCCTTGGCAGGTAAGAGGAGAGTTACGGAGAACATAGGAAAAGGTCATGGTATGGCAAGGGTAGAGAGAATAAAGACTTCCCCTAGGTTTGCTGCATTTGTCCCCTTTGCAAGAGGTGGAAGAAGAGCACACCCACCAAAAGTTGAGAAAATAATCTGGGAAGGGATAAACAAAAAGGAGAAGAGACTTGCTTTGATGAGTGCAATTGCTGCCACTGCTAACTATGACCTTGTAAAAGCTAGAGGGCACATGGTTGATAACCTGCCTCAAGTTCCTCTTGTGGTTGAGGATGAACTTGAGAAGATATACAAAACAGCACAGACAAGAGAGATCTTCAAAAAGCTTGGTGTATGGAACGACATTGAAAGGGCAAAGAAAAACACCAAAGTGAGAGCAGGAAAGGGTAAGATGAGAGGCAGAAGATACAAAAAGGCAAAGGGTCCACTTATTGTAGTTGCAAAGAATGAGGGAATAATTCAAGGTGCAAGGAATCATCCAGGTGTCGATGTAGTTGTAGTTGATAACTTAGGTGTAGAGCTATTAGCACCAGGTGCCCATCCTGGAAGACTTACTATCTGGACAAAAGGAGCCATAGAGAGATTAAGGGAGATTTATGGGTGA
- a CDS encoding 50S ribosomal protein L3: protein MGKISRPRRGSLAYSPRKRAKSIVPKIRTWPQEQEVRMLGFAGYKVGMTHVLMIDDTPGLTNGKEVFMPVTIVEAPPLIVYGVRAYRKGYFGLETATEVIVPDFKLENYPSKKAKNVTFYSLLGRRIKTLPKNYTEEVFQQKLGELEDLVKSGEIVEVRALVATQPWLARIKKKPEVMEYAVGGTNIEEKFGFIKDKLGKELRVREILKEGELLDIVAVTKGKGTQGPVKRWGVKLTSHKDSKGRRKVATIGPWHPARVMWTVPRAGQMGFHHRTEFNKRLLRIGENGKLSINGEEIEITPKGGFPHYGIVRNDFLMVAGTIPGAIKRIVRVRPAIRPPAKRPPVEAPQITYISRESKQ from the coding sequence ATGGGAAAAATTAGCAGACCAAGAAGAGGTTCATTGGCATATTCCCCAAGGAAAAGAGCAAAGAGTATAGTACCAAAGATTAGAACTTGGCCTCAAGAGCAAGAAGTTAGAATGCTTGGATTTGCAGGATACAAAGTTGGAATGACCCATGTACTCATGATTGACGACACTCCTGGACTCACAAATGGAAAAGAAGTTTTCATGCCAGTTACCATAGTTGAAGCTCCGCCACTCATAGTATACGGCGTCAGAGCATATAGAAAGGGTTACTTCGGACTAGAAACTGCAACTGAAGTCATCGTTCCAGACTTTAAGCTTGAAAACTACCCATCAAAGAAGGCAAAAAATGTTACATTCTACAGTCTCCTTGGAAGAAGAATTAAGACTCTTCCAAAGAACTACACTGAAGAGGTCTTCCAGCAAAAACTTGGAGAGCTTGAGGACCTAGTGAAGTCTGGCGAAATAGTTGAGGTCAGGGCATTAGTAGCAACCCAACCATGGCTCGCCCGCATAAAGAAGAAACCGGAAGTTATGGAATACGCTGTTGGTGGAACTAACATTGAAGAAAAGTTTGGTTTCATTAAAGACAAACTTGGGAAAGAACTTAGAGTCAGAGAGATTCTCAAAGAAGGAGAGCTTCTTGATATAGTGGCCGTGACCAAAGGAAAAGGAACACAAGGCCCAGTTAAGAGATGGGGAGTTAAGTTGACTTCTCACAAGGACAGCAAAGGTAGGAGAAAGGTGGCAACAATAGGTCCTTGGCATCCAGCAAGAGTCATGTGGACAGTACCAAGAGCTGGTCAAATGGGTTTCCACCACAGGACAGAGTTTAACAAGAGACTCTTGAGAATAGGAGAGAACGGCAAGCTTTCTATCAATGGAGAGGAAATTGAGATCACACCAAAAGGTGGATTCCCACACTATGGAATAGTCAGAAATGACTTCCTCATGGTAGCTGGTACTATCCCAGGGGCAATAAAGAGGATCGTTAGAGTAAGGCCCGCAATAAGGCCACCTGCAAAAAGACCACCTGTTGAAGCTCCACAAATCACATACATTAGTAGAGAATCAAAGCAATGA
- a CDS encoding putative RNA uridine N3 methyltransferase, whose translation MAWHIFIPDSLLEETSDPKIRTYKVGQIGRAAAIFGVEHIWIYKAGGKDGKFIKLILEYMETPQYLRKALIPLTKELKYAGVLPPLRTPHHKLKGRPKIGEIREGVIVKRGKRLYADIGLDDLALVEGTGEGRMTFEIISTMPLKVMPTKPKEYWGYRVHLTRGSLAKTLKKAKLNLAIATSRMGEDVRKVNLPPLEGEVGFVFGSPRKGIMEILRDFNEDYSFDLILNTIPNQKTKTVRTEEAVLATLAIFNFIRRD comes from the coding sequence ATGGCGTGGCATATCTTTATTCCAGATTCACTCCTTGAGGAGACATCGGATCCAAAAATAAGGACATACAAAGTTGGCCAGATTGGCAGGGCAGCGGCAATCTTTGGTGTAGAACACATCTGGATTTACAAAGCAGGCGGGAAAGACGGTAAGTTCATCAAACTCATCTTGGAATATATGGAGACCCCTCAATATCTACGAAAGGCCTTAATCCCCCTCACCAAGGAGCTCAAATACGCTGGTGTTTTACCTCCATTAAGAACACCCCATCACAAACTAAAAGGAAGACCAAAGATCGGAGAAATTCGAGAGGGCGTTATAGTCAAAAGGGGTAAAAGATTGTATGCAGATATCGGCCTTGATGACCTTGCTCTAGTCGAAGGAACTGGAGAAGGTCGTATGACGTTTGAAATTATCTCTACAATGCCTCTCAAAGTGATGCCGACAAAACCCAAAGAGTATTGGGGGTATCGGGTCCATCTAACAAGGGGGTCTCTGGCAAAAACACTTAAAAAGGCAAAGCTTAACCTTGCAATCGCGACCTCACGAATGGGTGAGGATGTGAGAAAAGTGAACCTTCCTCCGTTGGAGGGGGAAGTGGGATTTGTATTTGGATCTCCCCGGAAAGGGATAATGGAAATCCTGAGAGACTTCAATGAGGATTATTCCTTTGATCTAATCCTCAATACTATTCCAAATCAAAAGACAAAGACCGTTAGAACGGAGGAAGCTGTGTTGGCGACATTGGCGATATTTAATTTCATAAGGAGGGATTGA
- a CDS encoding hydrogenase maturation protease: protein MKVLILALGNELMKDDGVGLKAGRILAERGYNVIEVGTDIFKLQRYYNGEDIIVIIDAVLSNEYGPGKVIYLKGDEVFEKLKAEIRSAHFMGAVDGLKLLMAIDKRLARAEIHFIGVVAKEIDLGMELSEEVKTSIPNIINIVESIVK from the coding sequence ATGAAAGTGTTGATCCTTGCCCTTGGGAATGAACTTATGAAAGATGATGGTGTAGGATTAAAAGCTGGTAGAATATTGGCTGAAAGAGGTTATAATGTAATTGAGGTTGGAACTGATATATTCAAGTTACAGCGGTACTATAATGGAGAAGACATAATTGTTATAATAGATGCTGTTTTGAGTAATGAGTATGGGCCAGGTAAAGTGATTTACCTAAAAGGAGATGAAGTCTTTGAGAAATTAAAAGCTGAGATAAGGAGTGCTCACTTTATGGGGGCTGTTGATGGACTTAAGCTTTTAATGGCTATTGATAAGCGACTTGCTAGGGCAGAAATCCACTTTATTGGGGTTGTTGCTAAGGAGATTGATCTTGGCATGGAGCTTAGTGAAGAGGTGAAAACTAGTATTCCTAATATTATTAATATAGTAGAGTCAATTGTGAAATAG
- the hydA gene encoding NADPH-dependent hydrogenase/sulfhydrogenase 1 subunit alpha, translating to MYIPITVDHIARVEGKGGIEIVTSDEGVKEVKLNIIEGPRFFEAITIGKKLDEALAIYPRVCSFCSAAHKLTALEAAEKAVGFTPRPEIQDLRDLLYIGDMIESHALHLYLLVLPDYLGYSNPLAMIDKYKKEIEYAMALKNIGSKTMDYLGSRAIHQENAILGGFGKLPTKRQFEELKRELKEVLPMAEYTVELFAKLEQYKEVKDEEMVHMAVKPRNDVYGIYGDYIKVSDGFEFPVEDYKEYIVEKVVEHSFAKHSFYKDKPFMVGAISRIVNNADLLYGKAKELYNQYKDLLRYDNCFANNFAQALELVYFVERAIDLIDDILAKWPIKERDEVELKDGFGVSITEAPRGLLVYALEVKDGKVNYADIITPTAMNLAIMERHVRMMAEKHWQDDPEKLKLLAEMTVRAYDPCISCSVHVVRL from the coding sequence ATGTACATTCCGATTACAGTTGATCATATAGCCCGTGTGGAAGGAAAGGGCGGAATCGAGATAGTAACAAGTGACGAGGGGGTTAAAGAAGTAAAGCTCAACATAATAGAAGGTCCTAGGTTTTTTGAGGCCATAACCATAGGCAAGAAACTAGACGAGGCATTAGCAATTTATCCAAGAGTATGTTCTTTTTGTTCTGCAGCTCATAAGCTCACCGCCTTAGAGGCTGCTGAGAAAGCCGTAGGTTTCACACCAAGGCCTGAGATACAAGATTTGAGAGATCTATTATATATCGGGGATATGATAGAAAGCCATGCCCTGCATCTTTACCTCTTAGTCCTTCCTGACTATCTTGGTTACTCAAATCCTCTCGCCATGATTGACAAATATAAAAAAGAAATAGAATATGCTATGGCTCTCAAAAACATAGGCTCAAAGACAATGGATTACTTAGGTTCAAGGGCAATACACCAAGAAAATGCTATCTTAGGCGGTTTTGGAAAACTTCCAACAAAACGCCAATTCGAAGAGCTTAAGAGAGAATTAAAAGAAGTTCTCCCAATGGCAGAGTACACAGTAGAACTATTTGCAAAACTTGAGCAATATAAGGAAGTTAAAGATGAGGAAATGGTCCACATGGCTGTGAAACCAAGAAACGATGTTTATGGGATATACGGAGATTACATTAAAGTTAGTGATGGGTTTGAGTTCCCTGTGGAGGATTATAAGGAGTATATAGTGGAAAAGGTAGTTGAACACAGCTTTGCAAAGCATTCCTTCTACAAGGACAAACCCTTCATGGTTGGTGCGATCTCAAGAATAGTCAATAATGCTGACCTTCTCTATGGAAAAGCAAAGGAACTCTACAACCAATATAAAGATCTCCTAAGATACGACAACTGCTTTGCTAACAACTTTGCTCAAGCATTAGAGCTTGTATACTTTGTAGAGAGAGCAATAGACCTAATTGATGACATTCTCGCAAAATGGCCTATAAAAGAAAGAGACGAAGTCGAGTTAAAGGATGGTTTTGGAGTAAGTATCACTGAGGCTCCAAGAGGATTACTGGTTTATGCCCTTGAAGTCAAAGATGGAAAAGTCAACTATGCAGATATCATAACCCCAACCGCAATGAACCTTGCAATTATGGAGCGCCACGTGAGAATGATGGCAGAGAAACACTGGCAAGATGATCCTGAAAAGCTTAAATTACTTGCAGAGATGACTGTTAGAGCATACGATCCGTGTATCTCCTGTTCAGTTCACGTTGTGAGATTGTAG